One stretch of Vitis riparia cultivar Riparia Gloire de Montpellier isolate 1030 unplaced genomic scaffold, EGFV_Vit.rip_1.0 scaffold583_pilon_pilon, whole genome shotgun sequence DNA includes these proteins:
- the LOC117910078 gene encoding uncharacterized protein LOC117910078, with protein sequence MAQTIGPSRRQEIEMNPADGGSQIRTLANLKSEIDRPRTMPASATVNPRCPKVPKSLLPSDAQGSEPSDDHPYEPMVMSLGPYHHGNPKLVRGEKIKLRLALDFFDHLKPSEPSTVDQPVDQSVDQTKKKVVDELYSRISRVVNRLRDYYDKESIENYSDEQFIVMMLVDGCALMRYMLYACIHRDRDHEYFDIRYEDLSHLHRDAMLLENQLPYELMEELLKMNKTWDTRNWAMLCLEFCGMTLWEVEPYSFLQKMEKCCCGWFPAISRISNRQRRPNPDEESGRNTDEESGRNTDEESGRNTDEESGRNTDEESGRNTDEESGSFVGPCHLLDLYLDHFLGAPCSSPLDYFLGANGSSPTHGGDKTGGMGSIVDVREQVMASFRNVKDLMAAGIRIKPSPTRFLRDISFTSHCVTACLRLPPITIDKSTKDMFFNLIAWEMSSNMPHDIIAYLRFLDSLIDDADDIKELQSAGVLQNNLGTHEEVAEFFNTVSTKLVSNFHAYNNVRVKIREHLKSYRNSNLKRWLTMWLDTNFDSPLTVIAWVGAALVLFFTAVQTYFTAFSH encoded by the exons ATGGCTCAAACTATTGGTCCAAGCAGGAGACAAG AGATCGAGATGAATCCTGCGGATGGCGGTAGCCAGATTAGAACCTTGGCTAACTTAAAATCCGAAATTGATCGACCACGAACCATGCCTGCATCAGCAACTGTAAACCCACGATGTCCCAAGGTTCCAAAGTCGTTGTTGCCATCAGATGCCCAGGGTTCTGAGCCTTCTGACGACCACCCTTATGAGCCAATGGTCATGTCTTTGGGTCCTTACCACCATGGCAATCCGAAGCTCGTACGTGGAGAAAAGATCAAGCTTCGATTGGCGCTAGATTTCTTCGATCATTTGAAGCCGTCGGAACCCAGCACTGTTGACCAGCCCGTAGACCAATCCGTAGACCAGACAAAAAAGAAGGTAGTCGATGAATTGTACAGCAGAATTAGCCGTGTTGTTAATAGGTTGAGGGACTATTATGATAAGGAGTCGATAGAGAATTATTCGGATGAACAATTCATTGTGATGATGCTGGTGGACGGGTGTGCTTTAATGAGGTACATGCTTTATGCTTGCATTCATCGTGACCGTGACCATGAATATTTCGATATCAGATATGAGGATCTAAGCCATCTGCACAGGGATGCGATGCTGCTGGAGAACCAACTTCCCTATGAATTAATGGAGGAACTGCTGAAGATGAATAAAACATGGGATACTCGTAATTGGGCAATGCTATGCTTGGAATTCTGTGGCATGACCCTGTGGGAGGTGGAGCCATACTCATTCCTGCAAAAAATGGAGAAATGTTGCTGCGGCTGGTTCCCCGCAATCAGCCGGATTAGTAACCGGCAGCGGAGGCCAAACCCTGATGAAGAATCGGGGAGAAACACTGATGAAGAATCGGGGAGAAACACTGATGAAGAATCGGGGAGAAACACTGATGAAGAATCGGGGAGAAACACTGATGAAGAATCGGGGAGAAACACTGATGAAGAGTCGGGGAGTTTCGTGGGGCCTTGTCATCTCCTCGACCTGTACTTAGATCATTTCCTAGGAGCTCCGTGTTCTAGCCCCTTAGATTATTTCCTAGGAGCCAATGGTTCTAGCCCAACGCATGGGGGCGATAAAACTGGCGGTATGGGATCAATTGTTGATGTGAGGGAGCAGGTTATGGCATCATTTAGAAATGTGAAGGATCTTATGGCCGCTGGAATCCGCATCAAGCCTAGCCCTACACGTTTCTTGAGGGACATTTCTTTCACTTCCCATTGCGTCACTGCATGCCTCAGACTTCCTCCCATCACCATTGATAAGTCAACCAAGGATATGTTCTTCAACTTGATAGCCTGGGAAATGAGCTCAAATATGCCCCATGACATCATAGCTTACCTTCGCTTCCTTGATTCCCTTATTGATGATGCTGATGACATTAAGGAGCTGCAGTCCGCCGGGGTACTCCAAAACAATCTAGGTACTCATGAAGAAGTGGCTGAATTCTTCAACACTGTGTCCACCAAGTTGGTATCAAACTTTCATGCTTACAATAATGTGAGAGTCAAAATTCGGGAGCACCTTAAAAGTTACCGTAACAGCAATCTGAAAAGGTGGTTGACAATGTGGCTGGACACCAACTTTGATAGCCCCTTGACAGTAATAGCTTGGGTTGGTGCTGCTTTGGTCCTGTTCTTTACTGCCGTCCAGACTTATTTCACAGCCTTCTCTCATTGA